The Salvelinus namaycush isolate Seneca unplaced genomic scaffold, SaNama_1.0 Scaffold3992, whole genome shotgun sequence genome includes a window with the following:
- the LOC120040982 gene encoding RING finger protein 150-like, with product HYRNQRRLGDAAKKAISKLQVRTIKKGDWETESDFDNCAVCIEGYKPNDVVRILPCRHLFHKNCVDPWLLDHRTCPMCKMNILKALGIALNADCLDDVPLDYEMMSVGGGGGVGGLGLEAVVSGGSSDGTLSEGGSVVLDPGVRRVGLPQDYHDPDSLRDSPITATTETHTGEFQPMTSSASVASLVIAVETGLSDEELSLEQLTPPGDNKF from the exons aggcGTCTGGGAGATGCAGCTAAGAAGGCCATCAGTAAACTCCAGGTCAGGACCATCAAGAAGGGCGACTGGGAGACGGAGTCAGACTTTGATAACTGTGCCGTGTGTATCGAGGGCTACAAGCCAAATGATGTGGTCAGGATACTACCCTGCAG ACATCTGTTCCATAAGAACTGCGTGGACCCCTGGCTGCTCGATCACAGGACCTGTCCCATGTGCAAGATGAACATCCTCAAAGCCCTGGGCATCGCT TTAAATGCAGACTGTCTGGATGACGTGCCATTGGACTATGAGATGATGAgtgtgggtggtggtgggggggtcgGGGGTCTGGGCCTAGAGGCTGTGGTGTCGGGAGGGTCCAGTGACGGGACCCTCAGTGAGGGGGGGTCGGTGGTTCTAGACCCGGGGGTGCGGAGAGTGGGGCTCCCCCAAGACTACCACGACCCAGACTCTCTGAGGGATAGTCccattactgctactactgagACACATACAG gtgagTTCCAGCCCATGACCAGCAGTGCGTCCGTGGCGTCCCTGGTGATCGCCGTGGAAACGGGGCTGTCGGACGAGGAACTGTCACTAGAACAACTAACCCCTCCTGGGGACAACAAGTTCTGA